One Trichocoleus desertorum ATA4-8-CV12 DNA window includes the following coding sequences:
- a CDS encoding DUF2752 domain-containing protein produces the protein MLAFSKHALSRQGRLIRWGVLGLCAAPIAGAYWYSQGYRLPFLGCPIRHLTGIPCPTCGMTRSFMAIAQGDWNQALVHHLFGPVLFVSLAIAAVHLLAELVVGRRITTGYSALISQRQVHYLGLAMFLSYHIWRLYGLSQSGELSLAFLHSPLGHMLFASPGMA, from the coding sequence ATGTTGGCATTCTCCAAACATGCTTTATCTCGCCAAGGGCGGCTCATTCGTTGGGGAGTGTTGGGCCTATGTGCTGCGCCCATTGCTGGAGCTTACTGGTATAGCCAAGGCTACCGCTTACCTTTTTTAGGCTGTCCCATTCGGCATTTAACAGGGATTCCTTGCCCCACCTGTGGCATGACCCGGTCGTTTATGGCGATCGCTCAAGGTGACTGGAATCAGGCTTTAGTTCATCACTTGTTTGGGCCTGTGCTTTTTGTCAGCTTGGCGATCGCGGCAGTGCATCTATTGGCTGAACTTGTAGTGGGGCGACGGATTACGACTGGCTATTCTGCCCTAATTAGTCAGCGGCAAGTGCATTATCTGGGGCTAGCAATGTTTTTGAGCTACCATATTTGGCGACTTTACGGCTTGTCCCAATCAGGAGAATTAAGTCTGGCGTTTCTCCACTCTCCTCTAGGGCACATGCTATTCGCTAGCCCAGGCATGGCTTAA
- a CDS encoding TM2 domain-containing protein, whose protein sequence is MTSSNQADKKTAAGICGILLGALGVHKFILGYNTEGIIMLLGTLLTCGIGGAIMGVIGLVEGIIYLTKSDEEFVSTYVLTKKGWF, encoded by the coding sequence ATGACTAGCTCCAATCAAGCTGATAAAAAAACTGCTGCTGGCATTTGTGGCATTTTGCTAGGAGCCCTCGGTGTTCACAAATTCATTTTGGGCTACAACACCGAAGGCATTATTATGCTGCTCGGCACTTTGCTGACTTGCGGCATTGGCGGAGCCATTATGGGAGTGATTGGTTTGGTAGAAGGAATTATCTACCTCACCAAGTCAGATGAAGAGTTCGTTAGCACCTACGTATTGACTAAAAAAGGTTGGTTCTAG
- a CDS encoding CPBP family intramembrane metalloprotease, with translation MRLKSLILGVLTIIAIAFIGLSLAQSWSQPQVQSDLELYQTNLLLHASEWQGDANSEVDLKVARDKLIGDEPVKAALKQYQEVRQSVAGALDKLQTRSQPQLNRAIKPETQPKVAPVTETPAPKTQAEQSQEPIAQMKRLHNLDLRLGVLQAQQGQTDAALATWSRLIDTTQPSSRFGSLGNTATALLGLWSTPSQLLPNAELQIKQGLDGWFRYQALARLYELQQRQTSLRELQAAEQDLAQQAAFKLLLIAGIPVFGFLIGIAILIYLVVQWLLKGKQALLVQNGALSWPTSWGGETIWQVLVLFFVGQFFVGQIALPLGLQILGINPASFDSRTQAIYILAVYALLVSVGLLVLYSSLKPFLPFPDEGYEDWFRINGRGSWFWWGLGGYFMALPLVILVSLINQQFWQGQGGSNPILPIVLEGRDNVALVIFFLTASIAAPLFEEVMFRGFLLPSLTRYVPVWGAITISAFLFALAHLSLSEILPLMVLGMVLGFVYTRSRNLLAPMLMHSLWNSGTLLSLFILGSGST, from the coding sequence ATGAGACTGAAGTCATTGATTTTAGGGGTTCTGACGATTATTGCGATCGCTTTTATTGGTTTATCTTTAGCCCAAAGCTGGAGCCAGCCTCAAGTTCAGAGCGATCTAGAACTCTATCAAACCAATCTGTTGCTGCACGCTTCCGAGTGGCAAGGTGATGCCAATAGCGAGGTAGATCTCAAAGTGGCACGGGATAAATTGATTGGTGATGAACCTGTCAAAGCCGCCTTGAAGCAGTATCAAGAGGTTCGCCAATCGGTGGCAGGCGCTTTAGACAAGTTACAAACGCGATCGCAACCTCAACTCAATCGGGCTATAAAACCAGAAACTCAGCCCAAAGTGGCTCCAGTGACAGAAACACCTGCTCCCAAAACTCAAGCAGAACAAAGCCAAGAACCCATCGCTCAAATGAAGCGCCTCCATAATCTGGACTTGCGGTTAGGAGTTTTGCAAGCCCAGCAGGGGCAAACCGATGCGGCTCTGGCAACTTGGAGTCGGCTAATTGATACCACTCAGCCCAGCAGCAGATTTGGTAGTTTGGGTAACACAGCAACCGCTTTATTGGGGTTGTGGAGTACACCTTCCCAGCTCTTGCCCAATGCTGAACTCCAAATTAAACAAGGATTGGATGGCTGGTTTCGCTACCAGGCTCTAGCGCGGTTGTATGAGTTGCAGCAGCGCCAAACGAGTCTCAGGGAGCTACAGGCCGCCGAACAAGATCTGGCTCAGCAAGCCGCCTTTAAATTGTTACTCATTGCTGGGATTCCAGTCTTTGGCTTTTTGATTGGCATTGCCATTTTGATCTATTTGGTCGTGCAGTGGCTGCTGAAAGGAAAACAAGCCCTGTTAGTGCAAAATGGAGCCTTGAGTTGGCCAACTTCCTGGGGTGGCGAAACTATTTGGCAAGTTTTAGTCCTGTTTTTCGTAGGGCAATTCTTTGTCGGTCAGATTGCCTTGCCCTTGGGGCTTCAGATTTTAGGGATTAACCCCGCTAGCTTTGATAGTCGGACGCAAGCCATTTATATTCTGGCTGTGTACGCCTTGCTGGTAAGTGTCGGGCTTCTGGTTCTCTACAGCTCTTTGAAGCCATTCTTACCCTTCCCTGATGAAGGCTATGAAGACTGGTTTCGCATCAATGGCCGAGGCAGTTGGTTTTGGTGGGGTCTAGGCGGTTATTTCATGGCCCTACCTCTAGTGATTTTGGTGTCGTTGATCAACCAACAGTTTTGGCAAGGGCAGGGAGGCAGCAATCCCATTTTGCCGATTGTATTAGAGGGCCGAGATAATGTGGCCTTGGTAATCTTTTTCCTAACCGCCTCGATCGCAGCTCCTTTATTTGAGGAAGTGATGTTTCGGGGGTTTCTGCTGCCCTCGCTAACCCGCTACGTGCCTGTCTGGGGAGCGATTACAATCAGTGCTTTTCTATTCGCCCTCGCTCACCTAAGCCTGTCAGAAATATTACCGCTGATGGTTTTGGGGATGGTGCTGGGATTTGTCTACACGCGATCGCGCAATCTCCTCGCTCCCATGCTGATGCACAGCCTCTGGAATAGCGGCACTTTGCTGAGTCTCTTTATTCTGGGCAGTGGCTCAACTTAG
- a CDS encoding histidine phosphatase family protein yields the protein MSTRVILVRHGESSYNVERRVQGHCDQSTLTEVGRAAAQKVGAALSGLTFDAVYSSPLKRAKETAQLALSCFPAATHYPPEIQLTDNLKEINLVLWEGILFDEVEAKFPDDIQLWRDQPHKLRMEIPGPNGTVDFFPVPALYEQARQFWQEVLPRHGDQTILVVAHSGINRALISTAIGLDCDRYQSLQQSNCGITVLNFAGGLDAPVQVESLNLTAHFGEPLPKRRSEQKGPRLLLVRHGETEWNRQKRFQGQIDVPLNDNGREQARQAAEFLRSISIDAAVSSSMQRPKETAEIILQHHPTIELKLDDTLQEISHGLWEGKLESEIEAEFPGELQRWQATPEAVQMPEGENLQQVWDRAIAAWNAIVETAAASPTPQTVLVVAHDAINKAILCHVAGLGPENFWNFKQGNGAVSVIDYPKGPAGQPVLQAMNITSHLAGGVLDKTAAGAL from the coding sequence CTGAGTACTCGTGTCATTCTTGTGCGCCACGGCGAGAGTAGCTATAACGTTGAGCGCCGTGTTCAGGGTCACTGTGACCAATCAACCTTAACTGAAGTAGGTCGTGCTGCAGCTCAAAAGGTTGGGGCAGCTTTGAGTGGCCTCACCTTTGATGCGGTGTATAGCAGCCCACTAAAACGAGCGAAAGAAACGGCTCAGCTGGCTCTTTCCTGCTTTCCGGCGGCTACTCACTATCCCCCCGAAATCCAGCTAACCGACAACCTCAAAGAAATCAATCTAGTGCTCTGGGAAGGCATATTGTTTGATGAGGTCGAAGCCAAATTCCCCGATGACATCCAGTTGTGGCGAGACCAGCCCCATAAACTACGGATGGAAATCCCTGGCCCAAACGGTACGGTTGATTTCTTTCCAGTCCCAGCGCTTTACGAGCAAGCTCGACAGTTTTGGCAAGAAGTTTTACCTCGGCATGGGGATCAAACAATTCTGGTCGTCGCTCACAGCGGTATTAATCGAGCTTTGATTAGCACCGCCATTGGTCTAGATTGCGATCGCTACCAGTCTTTACAGCAATCTAACTGCGGCATCACAGTCTTAAACTTTGCAGGTGGCTTAGACGCGCCTGTGCAGGTAGAGTCTTTGAACTTGACAGCTCACTTTGGCGAACCATTGCCAAAGCGTCGCTCTGAACAAAAGGGACCTCGCCTCTTGCTAGTGCGGCACGGGGAGACGGAATGGAATCGGCAAAAGCGCTTCCAAGGTCAAATTGATGTCCCACTCAACGACAATGGGCGCGAGCAAGCTCGACAAGCGGCTGAGTTTTTGCGCTCCATTAGTATTGATGCGGCAGTGAGTAGCTCAATGCAGCGGCCCAAAGAAACAGCAGAAATTATTCTGCAACACCACCCCACCATTGAATTAAAGCTCGACGATACCTTGCAAGAAATCAGTCATGGTTTGTGGGAAGGCAAGCTAGAGTCAGAGATTGAGGCAGAGTTTCCGGGTGAGTTGCAGCGCTGGCAAGCCACCCCAGAAGCCGTGCAAATGCCTGAGGGCGAAAACTTGCAACAGGTGTGGGATCGGGCGATCGCAGCTTGGAACGCCATTGTCGAAACAGCGGCTGCATCCCCTACCCCTCAAACTGTACTAGTGGTAGCTCATGATGCCATTAACAAGGCCATTCTGTGTCATGTGGCGGGCTTAGGGCCAGAAAACTTCTGGAACTTCAAGCAAGGGAATGGTGCGGTGAGTGTGATTGACTACCCCAAAGGCCCAGCAGGGCAACCTGTCTTGCAAGCGATGAATATTACGTCTCACCTAGCAGGTGGAGTCTTAGACAAAACGGCAGCAGGAGCTTTGTAA
- a CDS encoding dihydroorotase, whose translation MTNELLQQVRVLDPATVTDRVADVLIVDGKIEAIADSISEWPTDTQIRDGRGLILGPGLVDLYSHSGEPGFEDRESLRSLQQAAIAGGFTRLNILPDTTPALDNPAGLAWLEDKRQFQLSVQVQAWGALTLAVQGQQMTELAELAAAGVVGFADGRALSSYGLLRRLLEYLKPLQKPVALWPCDPKLAGNGVMREGPESIRFGLPGSPAIAETTAIAALLELITAIGTPVHIMRVSTARSVELIQAAKERGLPITASTTWMHLLLNSQAIQSYDPNLRLEPPLGNPADQAALMEGIRQGVLDAIAIDHTPYTYEEKTVAFAEAPPGAIGLELALPLLWQRFVTSGEWSALELWQALSSNPAKCLQQPVAAVGPGQPAELALFNPNQPWVVSGQSLKSLSTNTPWLGQEVLGQIVQTWCASA comes from the coding sequence ATGACTAATGAACTGCTCCAACAAGTCCGAGTCTTAGATCCTGCTACAGTGACCGATCGCGTGGCAGATGTCTTGATTGTCGATGGCAAAATTGAGGCGATCGCAGACTCTATCTCTGAGTGGCCCACCGATACTCAGATACGAGATGGTCGAGGCTTGATCTTAGGGCCAGGGTTAGTCGATTTATATAGCCACTCTGGCGAACCCGGATTTGAGGACAGGGAAAGCTTACGTTCTTTACAGCAGGCAGCGATCGCAGGTGGCTTTACGCGCCTAAATATCCTGCCTGACACGACTCCCGCCCTAGATAATCCTGCTGGACTCGCCTGGTTGGAAGACAAACGGCAATTTCAGCTTTCAGTCCAAGTTCAGGCATGGGGCGCTTTGACGCTAGCGGTGCAAGGACAACAAATGACCGAGCTAGCCGAACTAGCAGCAGCGGGCGTTGTGGGTTTTGCCGATGGTCGAGCCTTATCTAGTTATGGGCTACTGCGGCGGTTACTGGAATATCTCAAGCCATTACAAAAACCTGTAGCACTTTGGCCTTGCGATCCCAAGCTAGCGGGTAATGGGGTGATGCGAGAGGGACCAGAGTCGATTCGCTTTGGCTTACCTGGAAGTCCTGCGATCGCCGAAACCACTGCGATCGCCGCGCTTTTAGAACTCATTACCGCGATCGGCACCCCTGTGCATATCATGCGAGTTTCGACAGCTCGGAGCGTGGAGTTAATTCAAGCGGCTAAAGAGCGTGGCTTACCCATCACGGCTAGCACCACCTGGATGCATTTGCTGCTCAATAGTCAGGCGATTCAAAGCTACGACCCCAACTTACGGCTGGAGCCTCCACTAGGCAATCCAGCGGATCAAGCCGCTTTAATGGAGGGCATCAGGCAAGGCGTGTTAGATGCGATCGCCATTGACCACACTCCTTACACCTACGAAGAAAAAACAGTGGCTTTTGCCGAGGCTCCTCCAGGCGCGATCGGATTAGAACTGGCACTGCCGCTGCTATGGCAACGCTTTGTCACCAGTGGCGAATGGAGCGCTTTAGAACTGTGGCAAGCCCTCAGTAGCAATCCAGCCAAATGCTTACAGCAGCCTGTTGCAGCAGTCGGGCCTGGTCAACCTGCTGAACTGGCTCTGTTTAACCCCAACCAACCTTGGGTAGTGAGCGGACAATCTCTCAAATCCCTGTCCACTAATACACCTTGGCTCGGTCAAGAGGTGCTGGGTCAGATCGTGCAAACTTGGTGCGCTAGTGCTTAA
- the lepB gene encoding signal peptidase I, with amino-acid sequence MTRVQNQAPEENTQPQVENPWLEGFKTIGLSVILALGIRTFVAEARYIPSGSMLPTLQINDRLIVDKLSYHFQSLDRGDIVVFSPTQTLADQGFKDAFIKRIIGLPGEKVEVKGGRVFINDQPLREDYIEEQPSYQWGPVQVASDSYLVLGDNRNNSYDSHYWGFVPRDRIIGRAVVRFWPPNRVGELGQDPAYKLKPAQ; translated from the coding sequence ATGACTCGTGTGCAGAATCAAGCGCCTGAAGAAAATACCCAACCACAAGTTGAAAATCCTTGGCTAGAGGGGTTCAAGACAATAGGGCTGAGTGTCATTTTAGCTTTGGGAATTCGCACTTTCGTCGCTGAAGCACGCTACATCCCATCTGGGTCAATGCTGCCAACGCTACAAATCAACGATCGCCTCATTGTAGATAAACTCAGCTACCATTTCCAGAGCTTAGATCGAGGTGATATTGTCGTGTTCTCACCGACTCAAACCTTAGCAGATCAAGGCTTTAAGGATGCTTTCATCAAACGCATCATTGGTCTGCCGGGTGAGAAGGTGGAAGTCAAGGGAGGGCGAGTCTTTATTAATGATCAACCTCTGCGAGAAGATTACATTGAGGAGCAACCAAGCTACCAGTGGGGGCCTGTGCAGGTAGCTTCTGACTCTTATTTAGTGTTGGGCGATAACCGCAATAACAGCTACGACAGCCACTATTGGGGATTTGTCCCTCGCGATCGCATTATTGGTCGAGCTGTGGTGCGCTTCTGGCCTCCCAACCGAGTTGGAGAGCTAGGGCAAGATCCAGCTTATAAACTCAAGCCTGCTCAATAA
- a CDS encoding pentapeptide repeat-containing protein translates to MNADELIDRYAAGETEFNGLSLAGINLNSADLIGINLSRADLQGASLLFAYLSRANLSRANLIGTKLCGANLNQADLHRANLSDTDLHGASLQAADLRSADITLANLLDANLIDADLRNANLSGADLTGACLRGANFRQENRQYTANLRGANLAKTDLRGVNLTGADLTRVNLRGANLSEAMLREVDLSGADLTDAILNGAFLTEAQLSGAILVGANMVNAKLERAILCDVDLTGANLHNAILPDTKLSRAKLEQANLSAAKLSRTDLSRANLRHANLTDANLIDAYLARADLSYANLTDANLVRAELSSTNLMNANLKGAKMPDGRVNH, encoded by the coding sequence ATGAATGCTGACGAACTAATCGATCGCTATGCAGCAGGTGAAACGGAATTTAACGGATTAAGTTTGGCTGGCATCAATCTCAACAGCGCAGATTTAATTGGGATTAACTTATCAAGAGCTGATTTACAAGGAGCATCACTGCTTTTTGCTTATCTCAGTCGAGCCAATTTGAGCCGAGCCAATCTCATTGGCACTAAGTTATGTGGTGCTAACCTCAATCAAGCAGACTTACATCGAGCCAACCTCAGTGACACGGACCTCCACGGCGCTAGTCTGCAAGCTGCTGATCTTCGCAGTGCGGATATTACCTTAGCGAATCTACTGGACGCTAACTTAATCGATGCTGATTTACGCAACGCTAACCTGAGCGGCGCAGATCTCACAGGGGCTTGCTTGCGAGGCGCAAATTTTCGCCAGGAAAATCGTCAATACACAGCCAATTTAAGAGGCGCAAATTTAGCCAAAACAGACTTGAGGGGCGTTAACTTAACGGGTGCAGATTTAACCAGAGTAAACCTCCGAGGCGCGAACTTGAGCGAGGCTATGTTAAGAGAAGTTGACCTGAGCGGCGCAGACCTCACAGACGCTATTCTTAACGGCGCTTTCCTTACAGAAGCCCAGCTTAGCGGTGCGATTTTAGTAGGAGCAAACATGGTTAACGCCAAACTGGAGCGAGCCATATTATGTGACGTTGATTTGACAGGAGCGAATCTGCACAACGCCATCTTGCCCGATACTAAGCTGAGCCGCGCCAAACTAGAGCAAGCCAATCTCAGTGCCGCAAAGCTGAGCCGCACTGACTTGAGCCGTGCTAATCTTCGTCACGCTAATTTGACTGATGCCAACTTAATTGATGCTTATTTAGCAAGAGCTGATTTAAGTTACGCCAACTTGACCGATGCCAACTTGGTCCGGGCCGAACTTAGTAGCACAAATTTAATGAACGCCAACCTGAAAGGAGCCAAAATGCCCGATGGTAGAGTCAATCATTAA
- the dnaB gene encoding replicative DNA helicase produces MVHDLSFQPLSDRLPPQNIDAEEAILGGILLDPEAINRVIDVLRPEAFYISAHQEIYRTAVTLHSQGKPTDLMSITSWLQDHSLLEKVGGQSRLAQLVDRTISAVNIDQYASLVMDKYLRRKLIQVGTEIAQLGYETNSELVKILDQSEQKVFSITQDRPQQGLVPTSDILTDTFSDIESRSLGMVMPGIACGFYDLDAMTQGFQRSDLVIVAGRPSMGKCCEAQTEIVLEDGSIATIEEVYQRRQGKLLTLDQNWRFNLTHPSAYVDDGIKPVFRVTTRLGRSVETTITHPYLTLQGWRPLAELQPGDKIAVPRKLEVFGTETLRECAVKLLGYLIGDGCLTRTNPGFTNSNSQIQQDFTEAVADFASLKVRRDISGDRTPSFYVSRNLETVAANRKVFGDRLGGSIKSSPLTAKALAQKLEVSASLVCQWQQGICTPSPQHLQSLSDFLGEELAALLPEGWSAIDRQNALTAWLRELRLWGKSAHEKVIPPLVFKLQRSQVALFLNRLFATDGWASVLTSGQAQLGYATVSEKLARQVQHLLLRFGIIAALKQRSVKYKDTRRPAWQLDITDALSIKTFISEIGIFGKEPALSKVQAALLNKKYQTNRDLIPMEVWAAITTAKGTESWQALAVRAGIAGYSNIHVGKRAPTRERLLALATALENQDLQNLSTSDIYWDEIVSIEPVGYKQVYDLTIPETHNFVANDICVHNTSFVLNIARNISAFHKLPVAVFSLEMSKEQLVYRLLSSESRIESGRLRSGRISQTEWEPLGHAISTLSQLNVYIDDTPDISVTEMRSKARRLQAENGKPLGLVLIDYLQLMEGSGSENRVQELSKVTRGLKSLARELGVPVIALSQLSRGVESRTNKRPMMSDLRESGSIEQDADLIMMIYRDEYYNPDTPDRGVAEVIITKHRNGPVGTVKLLFEPQFTCFRNLASPNRP; encoded by the coding sequence ATGGTCCACGACTTGAGTTTTCAGCCGTTGAGCGATCGCCTGCCGCCGCAAAATATTGATGCTGAAGAAGCAATTTTGGGCGGTATCTTGCTCGACCCAGAAGCCATCAACCGCGTGATTGATGTTCTGCGGCCTGAAGCGTTTTACATTAGTGCTCATCAAGAAATCTATCGCACAGCGGTCACGCTCCATAGCCAGGGTAAGCCGACCGATCTCATGAGCATCACAAGCTGGTTGCAAGATCACAGCCTGCTGGAAAAAGTTGGGGGGCAAAGCCGACTCGCTCAACTGGTAGATCGAACCATCAGCGCCGTCAATATTGACCAGTATGCTTCGCTGGTCATGGATAAGTATTTGCGCCGCAAGTTGATTCAGGTTGGCACTGAGATCGCGCAGCTCGGTTATGAAACCAATAGCGAACTAGTCAAGATCCTCGATCAATCTGAGCAAAAAGTTTTTAGCATCACTCAAGACCGCCCGCAACAAGGTCTAGTCCCAACTTCGGATATTCTTACAGACACTTTTTCCGACATTGAAAGCCGCTCCTTAGGCATGGTGATGCCAGGGATCGCTTGTGGTTTCTATGATCTGGATGCCATGACTCAAGGTTTCCAGCGATCGGATCTTGTGATTGTGGCGGGTCGCCCGTCAATGGGCAAGTGTTGTGAGGCTCAGACAGAGATTGTTTTGGAAGACGGCAGTATTGCCACAATTGAGGAAGTGTATCAACGTCGCCAGGGAAAATTGCTGACCTTGGATCAGAACTGGCGATTTAACCTGACTCACCCTTCAGCTTATGTAGATGATGGCATCAAACCTGTTTTCCGAGTCACAACTCGCCTAGGGCGATCGGTTGAAACTACTATTACGCATCCTTACTTGACGCTTCAAGGATGGCGACCCTTAGCTGAGTTACAACCTGGCGACAAAATTGCCGTGCCTCGTAAGCTGGAAGTTTTTGGGACAGAAACACTGCGAGAATGTGCAGTTAAATTGCTGGGCTATCTGATTGGGGATGGCTGTTTAACCAGAACAAACCCAGGCTTTACAAATAGCAATAGTCAGATTCAGCAGGACTTTACTGAAGCCGTAGCTGATTTTGCTAGTCTCAAAGTTCGCAGAGACATCTCTGGGGACAGAACTCCCAGTTTCTATGTTTCTAGGAACCTGGAAACGGTCGCAGCTAATCGTAAGGTTTTTGGCGATCGCCTTGGTGGTTCGATCAAGTCAAGCCCTCTGACAGCCAAAGCACTAGCTCAAAAACTTGAAGTGAGCGCTTCTTTAGTCTGCCAGTGGCAACAAGGTATTTGTACTCCTAGCCCGCAGCACTTGCAGAGTTTGAGTGATTTTCTGGGAGAGGAGCTAGCAGCGCTTCTGCCAGAAGGATGGAGTGCAATCGATCGCCAAAATGCCCTCACTGCTTGGTTACGTGAACTAAGGTTGTGGGGTAAGAGTGCCCACGAAAAAGTGATTCCGCCGCTTGTGTTTAAATTGCAGCGATCGCAGGTTGCCTTATTTCTCAACCGTCTGTTTGCCACAGATGGCTGGGCTAGCGTGCTAACCAGTGGGCAGGCACAGCTAGGTTACGCCACGGTGAGTGAAAAACTGGCTCGGCAAGTCCAGCATTTGCTACTGCGCTTTGGCATTATTGCTGCTCTTAAACAACGGTCTGTTAAGTATAAAGATACGCGCCGACCTGCTTGGCAACTCGATATCACTGATGCTTTGTCTATCAAGACTTTTATTTCTGAGATTGGCATCTTTGGTAAAGAGCCAGCTTTGTCCAAAGTGCAAGCCGCGCTGCTCAATAAGAAATACCAAACCAATCGAGATTTAATTCCGATGGAGGTTTGGGCAGCGATCACGACGGCGAAAGGCACTGAATCCTGGCAAGCTTTAGCAGTTCGGGCTGGAATTGCTGGTTATAGCAATATTCATGTGGGCAAACGGGCACCCACTCGTGAACGATTATTGGCTTTAGCCACCGCTCTAGAAAATCAAGATCTGCAAAACCTATCGACTAGCGATATCTATTGGGACGAAATTGTTTCAATTGAACCTGTCGGATACAAGCAAGTTTATGACTTAACCATTCCAGAGACACACAATTTTGTCGCGAATGATATCTGCGTTCATAACACGAGCTTCGTTTTGAATATTGCTCGGAATATTTCGGCATTCCATAAGCTACCCGTAGCAGTTTTTAGCTTGGAGATGTCCAAGGAGCAGTTAGTTTATCGCTTGCTCTCTAGTGAGTCTCGGATTGAGAGCGGTCGCTTACGTTCTGGGCGGATCAGCCAGACCGAATGGGAACCTTTGGGGCATGCCATCAGCACCTTATCGCAGCTGAATGTTTACATCGACGATACGCCGGACATCAGCGTGACAGAGATGCGTTCCAAAGCCCGTCGCTTGCAAGCAGAGAACGGCAAACCTTTGGGACTTGTATTGATCGATTACTTGCAGCTAATGGAGGGCAGTGGTTCAGAGAACCGAGTGCAAGAGTTGTCGAAAGTAACTCGCGGCTTGAAGAGTTTAGCGCGGGAACTAGGTGTTCCAGTGATTGCTCTGTCTCAGTTGAGCCGAGGAGTGGAGTCTCGTACTAACAAGCGACCTATGATGTCTGACCTACGCGAATCGGGATCGATCGAGCAGGACGCGGATTTGATTATGATGATTTACCGCGACGAGTACTATAATCCGGACACGCCCGATCGCGGGGTGGCTGAGGTGATTATTACTAAGCATCGTAATGGCCCGGTGGGAACTGTAAAACTGCTATTTGAGCCGCAATTCACCTGTTTTCGCAACTTGGCTTCACCGAACCGTCCTTGA
- the rplI gene encoding 50S ribosomal protein L9 codes for MAKRVQLVLNRDVSKLGRTGDLVEVAPGYARNYLIPQGFAVKTNPGILKQVERRREKERVLLLEQKQQAETQKAALEKAARFTIQKQVGEGDAIFGTVTAREVVEAIQAATGEDVDRREISLPDINKVGTYRAEIKLHPDVSAVVEIEVIAS; via the coding sequence ATGGCGAAACGTGTTCAGTTAGTTTTAAATCGAGATGTTAGCAAGTTAGGGAGAACTGGTGATCTGGTAGAAGTCGCTCCCGGCTACGCTCGCAATTACTTAATTCCTCAAGGCTTTGCAGTTAAGACCAATCCTGGCATTCTCAAGCAAGTAGAGCGCCGTAGAGAGAAAGAGCGGGTACTATTGCTCGAACAGAAGCAGCAAGCTGAAACGCAAAAGGCAGCTCTAGAAAAAGCAGCGCGCTTCACTATCCAGAAGCAAGTAGGCGAAGGAGATGCCATCTTTGGTACGGTTACAGCTCGTGAAGTGGTGGAAGCAATTCAAGCAGCAACCGGTGAAGATGTCGATCGCCGCGAAATTTCTCTACCCGACATTAATAAGGTGGGTACTTACAGAGCGGAGATCAAACTGCATCCTGATGTCAGCGCTGTAGTTGAGATTGAAGTTATCGCTAGCTAA
- the gloB gene encoding hydroxyacylglutathione hydrolase yields MQVYRLPALSDNYIFVLHAPEQRIAAVVDPAEARPVLECLSQLDAELVAIFNTHHHSDHVGGNTELLNRFPRLSVYGGEGDRGRIPGQQKFLREGDRVFFANREAEVLFVPGHTRAHIAYYFLPTHPEESGELFCGDTLFAGGCGRLFEGTPAQMVQSLSKLRALPDNTRVWCAHEYTLKNLQFALSVESSNLDLQTRLAEVEAMRQRLESTVPSNLGLEKRINPFLRWDLPGVQQAVKLAEPVETFARLRQLKEKF; encoded by the coding sequence ATGCAAGTTTATCGACTCCCAGCCCTCTCTGATAATTACATTTTTGTTCTGCATGCGCCGGAACAGCGGATTGCAGCGGTGGTAGATCCAGCGGAAGCACGGCCAGTCTTGGAGTGTTTGTCTCAGCTTGATGCAGAGCTAGTGGCAATCTTTAATACTCATCACCACAGCGATCACGTGGGTGGAAATACGGAACTACTGAATAGATTTCCCAGGTTAAGTGTATACGGGGGGGAGGGCGATCGCGGTCGTATTCCGGGACAACAAAAGTTTCTGCGAGAAGGCGATCGCGTTTTCTTTGCTAACCGAGAGGCAGAAGTGCTGTTCGTTCCAGGGCACACTCGCGCTCATATTGCCTACTACTTTTTACCTACCCACCCCGAAGAGTCGGGAGAGCTATTTTGCGGGGATACGCTCTTTGCGGGTGGCTGCGGGCGCTTGTTTGAGGGGACTCCAGCGCAGATGGTGCAATCTTTAAGCAAGTTACGGGCTTTGCCAGACAATACGAGGGTTTGGTGCGCCCATGAATACACTTTGAAGAATTTGCAGTTTGCCCTCAGTGTAGAAAGCAGCAACTTGGATTTGCAAACTCGCTTAGCTGAGGTAGAGGCGATGCGTCAGCGTCTGGAATCGACTGTACCCTCAAATTTGGGTTTAGAAAAACGCATCAATCCTTTCCTACGCTGGGATCTACCGGGTGTCCAACAAGCAGTCAAGTTGGCTGAGCCAGTAGAAACTTTCGCCCGTCTACGTCAACTCAAGGAGAAGTTTTAG